The genomic stretch TACTTAGTCACTCAGAGGCACCTTCTACGGTGCCTCTGCTGTTTTACCAGCTCCATCGACACTAATAAATATCAAGAACCCGGGGTTCAGCCGATATCTGAGATTCCCTTCCTGCAATCCCCTACTTTACCGTTTTAAAAAAAAATCTTTCTTTCCTTTACGGCATCACATATCTTATTTGCATCTATAAACGGATTCCCGAAACGGGATCTTGATGTTTCATTTTTTAGAAGAGGTTTTGCAGTATGCCCACAGGTGTTGTCAAGTGGTTCAATGAGGCCAAAGGATATGGATTTATCTCACCGGATGACGGCTCTCGTGATGTATTCGTCCATTTTTCCGCAATCCAGTCTAATGGTTTCCGGAAGCTGGAAGAAGGACAGAAAGTTCAGTTTGAAGTTGTCGATGGAGCAAAAGGTCCCAATGCTCAGAATGTAGTTCCTCAATAACTGCCTGAACATAAAAATGCACAAAGGCCTGCGAAAATGCAGGCCTTTTTTTTATCCCTGACGTTCGGTACTTGACCAAGCAGCAGATTTTATCCCCCGCAGGTACTGGAAAAGCCCCATTAACAGCGCCAGATTCATGGTCATGAAATAATAAACATGCCGGGTTATCCTCAATGGCAGCAGTTTATAAAGTAGTCCTGCAGAAATAAAAATCGAACCGGTAGTAAATATCATTTTGTAAATGACCTTTTCTCCTTGCCAGAAAAGAAATCCGCAACTGAGCATCAAAGTCATGATAAACAAAGGTGAAAACCATCTTGTAACCTTATGTGATACAAAACAGAACCACGGCCAGCCATAACGGGGATTAAGAAAATGCACCAGCCAGAAGAAAGCCTGAAA from Fibrobacter sp. encodes the following:
- a CDS encoding cold-shock protein, which codes for MPTGVVKWFNEAKGYGFISPDDGSRDVFVHFSAIQSNGFRKLEEGQKVQFEVVDGAKGPNAQNVVPQ